In Methanobacterium paludis, the following proteins share a genomic window:
- a CDS encoding 50S ribosomal protein L44e — MKIPKERRTYCPSCKKHTIHEVFESKRRKASELKWGQRQFRRVTAGYRGYPRPLPSRNKPIKKLDLRYKCKECGKTHIKRSSFRTGKVEFKM; from the coding sequence ATGAAGATTCCGAAAGAAAGGAGAACTTACTGTCCAAGTTGTAAGAAACATACCATTCACGAAGTATTTGAATCAAAAAGAAGAAAGGCAAGCGAACTTAAATGGGGTCAACGTCAGTTCAGGCGTGTTACTGCAGGTTACAGGGGTTACCCAAGGCCGCTTCCATCAAGAAACAAACCGATCAAAAAACTGGATCTACGATACAAATGCAAAGAATGTGGAAAAACCCATATAAAAAGATCCTCATTCAGAACTGGAAAAGTAGAATTCAAAATGTAG
- a CDS encoding DNA replication complex subunit Gins51, giving the protein MDEFFQVLREIQKKERSLSGLSSIGDNFYDEVSNYLNRLMKKIDDNPFSFESYLLRDAQRIVEEICERREHKIASSAVMNVQRGHQLFKESNGKKRRVKENPIAVPMNSTSEEENLYFEMVDSIIKYRKNMTAPLKSYIQKNHGNLIESPVKASATVITDKVITDKPVSTETVSKTVEIEPVSTKPVANETAPANETAPANETAPNIPVSDISTKAPKSEKKFEDEAVAGFENQIYEIYGSEPSKRDSGVKETSKSQESAEDSGSEGSISEVTTVGVTASGSVDESPVKAVKTVHAKKSSIETLMMLDELPSIVGVDKNVYGPVSPQDVITIPEPNARILIKNKKGRSIQTYK; this is encoded by the coding sequence TTGGATGAATTTTTCCAAGTATTAAGGGAGATCCAAAAAAAGGAGCGGAGTTTAAGTGGTTTATCCAGTATTGGGGATAATTTCTACGATGAAGTTTCCAACTACCTTAACCGGCTCATGAAGAAGATAGATGATAATCCATTCTCTTTTGAATCGTATCTTCTTAGGGACGCTCAGAGAATCGTGGAGGAGATCTGTGAGCGAAGAGAACATAAAATAGCAAGCAGTGCAGTTATGAATGTCCAGAGGGGACATCAGCTCTTCAAAGAATCCAACGGTAAGAAAAGAAGGGTTAAGGAAAATCCAATTGCAGTTCCAATGAACTCCACCTCAGAGGAGGAAAACCTGTATTTTGAAATGGTTGATTCCATTATCAAATACAGGAAGAACATGACCGCGCCCTTAAAATCTTACATTCAGAAGAATCATGGAAATCTGATTGAATCCCCGGTAAAAGCCTCAGCAACGGTTATTACAGATAAAGTTATTACAGATAAACCAGTATCAACTGAAACAGTATCAAAAACTGTAGAGATTGAACCTGTATCAACTAAACCCGTTGCAAACGAAACTGCACCCGCAAACGAAACTGCACCCGCAAACGAAACTGCACCCAATATTCCCGTATCGGATATTTCCACCAAAGCACCTAAGTCTGAAAAAAAATTTGAAGATGAAGCTGTTGCAGGGTTTGAGAATCAAATATACGAAATATATGGTTCTGAACCTTCAAAACGAGATTCCGGAGTTAAAGAAACTTCAAAAAGCCAGGAAAGTGCAGAAGATTCAGGTTCAGAGGGTTCAATTTCAGAGGTAACCACAGTTGGTGTGACCGCATCTGGATCTGTAGATGAATCTCCAGTTAAAGCTGTGAAAACTGTTCATGCTAAAAAGAGTTCAATAGAGACTTTGATGATGCTTGATGAGCTTCCATCAATTGTGGGTGTTGATAAGAATGTTTATGGCCCTGTATCTCCCCAGGATGTCATCACCATACCCGAGCCAAATGCAAGGATCCTGATAAAGAACAAGAAGGGAAGATCTATCCAAACATATAAATAA
- a CDS encoding translation initiation factor IF-2 subunit alpha, producing MVRMRKQWPDEGDLVVGTVHKVLNYGAFASLEEYDDKEAFIHISEVSSGWVKNIRDYVRENQKIVARVLRVNPQKGHVDVSLKRIREDQRTRKIQQWKIEQKAERLLEFAAKKLGKDLETAYEEVGYGLMDEFGDLYGVFEISAEEGVESLKESKLSEEWAVAITEVAKRNISPPEVHITGYVNLHSYAPDGVEVIKRALGAIDKEGISVQCVGAPRYRLMVKSSDYITAETLLKEAAQQAIDVVEEEGGEGNFQRELE from the coding sequence ATGGTAAGAATGAGAAAACAATGGCCAGATGAAGGAGATTTGGTGGTAGGAACGGTTCATAAAGTTCTAAACTACGGGGCCTTCGCAAGCCTTGAGGAATATGATGATAAAGAAGCATTTATCCATATATCCGAGGTATCATCCGGTTGGGTGAAAAATATAAGGGACTACGTACGTGAGAACCAGAAGATCGTTGCAAGGGTTCTGCGTGTTAATCCTCAAAAGGGACACGTTGATGTTTCCCTTAAAAGGATAAGGGAAGATCAGAGGACAAGAAAGATCCAGCAGTGGAAGATTGAGCAGAAGGCAGAGAGACTCCTTGAATTTGCTGCAAAAAAACTCGGAAAAGATCTGGAAACAGCCTATGAAGAGGTCGGATACGGCCTTATGGATGAATTTGGAGATCTTTACGGTGTATTTGAAATATCAGCAGAAGAGGGTGTTGAATCTCTTAAAGAGAGTAAATTAAGTGAAGAATGGGCTGTTGCAATTACAGAAGTTGCTAAAAGAAACATATCCCCACCTGAAGTCCATATAACTGGTTATGTTAATTTACACTCCTACGCACCTGATGGTGTTGAAGTTATAAAAAGAGCACTTGGTGCCATAGACAAGGAAGGAATTTCAGTGCAGTGTGTAGGTGCCCCACGGTATCGATTGATGGTCAAATCATCTGACTACATCACAGCAGAGACTCTACTTAAAGAAGCTGCTCAGCAAGCTATAGACGTTGTTGAAGAAGAAGGCGGCGAAGGTAACTTCCAACGTGAATTAGAATGA
- a CDS encoding TIGR00375 family protein, which translates to MIINADFHIHGKYSMATSKNMSPITIAPQAKLKGLDLVGTGDALHGKWLQIIEETTEETSDGIFSLKDGLTDPEEGSKEETKEVSQNIEEKGNLESKFILTTEVEDMKRVHHVIIFPSLESAYNLRGKLKGNMDADGRPRVRMKGDEIMELAHDQGCIIGPAHAFTPWTSIYKAYDSVCDCYGKKPDFLELGLSADTDMADMIEELQDIPFLTNSDAHSAWPHRLGREFNKMELKELSFDGIKHSILNKKIHSNYGFDPRLGKYHKTACSKCYKKYEIEDAIKMNWRCPCGGKIKKGVDYRIYELSKWKKPHHPQHRPPYIHILPLAEIISLTYSKGVTTVFVQKIWKEMVHKFGNEINVLIHAPLEEIEEVDPKLKIVINAFRTGTLHIESGGGGKYGEIMLEHNTLDNYI; encoded by the coding sequence ATGATAATAAACGCGGACTTTCATATTCACGGCAAATACTCCATGGCAACCTCTAAAAACATGTCCCCAATCACCATTGCACCTCAAGCAAAGCTTAAAGGATTAGATCTTGTGGGTACAGGTGATGCACTCCATGGCAAATGGCTCCAGATCATAGAGGAAACTACAGAAGAGACATCTGATGGAATATTCTCTTTAAAAGATGGATTAACTGATCCAGAAGAGGGATCAAAGGAGGAAACAAAGGAGGTATCACAAAACATAGAGGAAAAAGGGAATTTAGAGTCTAAGTTTATTTTAACAACCGAAGTTGAGGATATGAAACGAGTGCACCATGTTATAATATTCCCATCCCTTGAATCTGCCTACAATTTGCGTGGAAAACTCAAGGGAAACATGGATGCAGACGGCAGACCCCGTGTTAGAATGAAAGGTGATGAGATAATGGAGTTAGCCCATGATCAGGGCTGCATTATAGGTCCAGCCCATGCTTTCACGCCTTGGACAAGCATCTACAAGGCATACGACAGTGTATGTGATTGCTATGGAAAAAAACCGGATTTTCTTGAACTTGGACTTTCAGCTGACACAGACATGGCAGATATGATTGAGGAACTTCAAGACATACCCTTCTTAACTAACTCAGACGCCCATTCTGCTTGGCCGCACAGACTTGGTCGTGAATTTAATAAGATGGAACTTAAAGAATTATCATTCGATGGTATCAAACATTCAATTCTGAACAAGAAGATACACTCCAACTACGGCTTTGACCCCCGTCTTGGTAAATATCATAAAACTGCATGCTCCAAATGTTATAAAAAATACGAAATTGAGGATGCCATAAAAATGAACTGGCGCTGTCCCTGTGGTGGCAAAATAAAAAAAGGTGTTGATTACAGGATATACGAGCTTTCCAAATGGAAAAAGCCTCACCATCCACAACACAGACCTCCTTACATTCACATACTCCCCCTTGCAGAAATAATTAGTTTAACTTACAGTAAAGGTGTTACAACGGTGTTCGTGCAGAAGATCTGGAAGGAGATGGTTCATAAATTTGGAAACGAGATAAACGTGCTTATCCACGCACCACTTGAGGAGATCGAAGAGGTGGATCCAAAGCTTAAAATAGTTATAAATGCCTTCAGGACGGGTACTCTCCACATTGAATCTGGCGGTGGCGGAAAATACGGTGAGATAATGCTGGAACACAATACGCTCGACAACTACATTTAA
- a CDS encoding RNA-protein complex protein Nop10, with protein sequence MKMKMKRCMSCREYTLQDVCPYCGGDVGIVYPPKYSPEDKYGKYRRILKKQLLKSGKGVG encoded by the coding sequence ATGAAAATGAAAATGAAGAGGTGTATGTCCTGTAGGGAGTACACACTTCAGGATGTATGTCCCTACTGCGGAGGAGATGTAGGGATTGTTTACCCGCCTAAATATTCTCCGGAGGATAAGTACGGGAAGTATAGACGAATTCTTAAAAAGCAGCTCTTAAAGAGCGGCAAAGGAGTTGGTTAG
- a CDS encoding proteasome assembly chaperone family protein, whose product MDKTFIKMIENVELTEPIFIEALPGLGHVGKLVAEHMIHELGAEKFAELYSPSFPPQVFVGEDGTIEPMKNEFYFLKSQGETERDYIILVGNTQGLSPEGQYEICGKIIDFVSGYGVKEIYTLGGLGTGQAVETPKVFGAATTVELAKMLEDHEVTLRSADGGIIGASGLLLGLGMAKGMNGVCLMGETPGYFIDADASKAVLTVLLEILKIEIDIAKLEERAEETRKMISKAQQMEKEVSERMNIVPGEEDLRYIG is encoded by the coding sequence ATGGATAAGACTTTCATTAAAATGATAGAGAATGTTGAACTCACCGAACCCATATTCATAGAGGCTCTTCCTGGACTTGGACATGTGGGAAAATTGGTTGCAGAGCACATGATCCATGAATTAGGTGCAGAAAAATTTGCAGAGCTTTACTCACCTTCATTCCCACCTCAAGTTTTTGTAGGTGAAGATGGAACCATCGAACCCATGAAAAATGAGTTTTACTTCCTCAAATCACAGGGAGAAACTGAAAGGGACTACATAATACTTGTCGGAAACACCCAAGGACTTAGTCCAGAGGGCCAGTACGAAATATGTGGAAAGATAATTGATTTTGTTTCAGGATACGGTGTGAAAGAAATCTACACCTTAGGAGGTCTTGGAACAGGACAGGCAGTTGAAACTCCCAAGGTCTTTGGAGCAGCAACCACAGTAGAACTGGCAAAAATGTTAGAAGACCATGAAGTAACTTTAAGATCTGCAGATGGCGGAATAATAGGTGCATCCGGACTTTTATTAGGGCTTGGAATGGCCAAAGGAATGAACGGTGTGTGTTTAATGGGTGAAACCCCGGGCTACTTCATAGATGCCGATGCTTCAAAGGCAGTTCTCACAGTACTACTTGAAATACTCAAAATAGAGATCGACATAGCTAAGCTTGAAGAAAGGGCTGAAGAAACTCGAAAGATGATATCAAAAGCCCAGCAGATGGAAAAAGAAGTATCCGAAAGGATGAACATTGTGCCCGGTGAGGAAGACCTCCGTTACATTGGATGA
- a CDS encoding proteasome assembly chaperone family protein, with protein sequence MVETEVECCRIISEDVEDAVVLEGSPELGLIGNIIGWLLVEELNMKQIGHIDSRDFPPIAVLYKGMALNPFRIYSSDGIVLFLSDFPIPPTITYDMANVIVDWMDINNSKELITFNSIVVGQKTNGVTGAANSKDGLKRLEDIEVPILPFGNVNGLSGTLLTRTTTKNIQASCLFAEVLNQYPDPRAAASVVNVLNRMLNIDVNAEPLIKEAEEIEARLKELAKHVQGEAESPIYM encoded by the coding sequence ATGGTTGAGACAGAAGTCGAATGCTGTAGAATAATCTCAGAAGATGTAGAAGATGCAGTGGTCCTTGAAGGATCACCTGAATTAGGCCTTATAGGAAATATCATAGGATGGCTCCTTGTTGAAGAGCTCAATATGAAACAAATAGGACATATAGATTCAAGGGATTTTCCTCCAATTGCAGTTCTCTACAAAGGAATGGCACTAAATCCCTTCAGGATATACAGCTCAGATGGAATAGTTTTATTCCTATCAGACTTCCCAATCCCACCAACCATTACCTATGATATGGCCAACGTGATCGTTGACTGGATGGACATAAACAATAGCAAAGAACTTATAACTTTCAACAGCATTGTTGTGGGTCAAAAAACCAACGGTGTTACAGGTGCTGCAAATTCAAAGGATGGTTTAAAAAGATTGGAAGATATTGAAGTACCAATTTTACCCTTTGGAAATGTTAATGGACTATCAGGCACCCTTCTCACAAGAACTACCACAAAAAATATTCAAGCCTCATGTCTCTTTGCAGAGGTCTTGAATCAGTACCCAGATCCAAGAGCAGCAGCAAGTGTAGTGAATGTTTTAAATAGGATGTTGAATATAGATGTGAATGCGGAGCCACTTATAAAAGAAGCAGAAGAAATAGAAGCAAGACTCAAAGAACTTGCAAAGCACGTTCAAGGTGAAGCAGAGTCTCCAATATACATGTAA
- the frhG gene encoding coenzyme F420 hydrogenase subunit gamma, whose translation MLARIKQFLGMEAKPEEVASKQEVEKVAEEEKTRPRIGYIHLSGCTGDVMSLTENYDILAELLTDMVEIVYGQTLADVWEMPEMDLALVEGSVCLQDEHSIHELMEVREKAGLVVAFGSCAATGCFTRYSRGGQQAQPSHESFVPIADLIKVDCAIPGCPPSPEIIAKTVVAVINGDMDYLQPMMDLVGYTEACGCDLQKKVVNQSLCIGCGTCAMACQTRAITMTNGRPEVNCDRCVKCGICYIQCPRSWWPAERINKDLGL comes from the coding sequence ATGTTAGCCCGAATAAAACAATTTTTAGGAATGGAGGCCAAACCGGAAGAGGTAGCTTCAAAACAGGAGGTTGAAAAAGTGGCTGAAGAAGAAAAAACTAGACCACGAATCGGATACATCCACCTTTCAGGATGTACCGGAGACGTCATGTCATTAACTGAGAACTATGACATTCTCGCTGAATTACTCACCGATATGGTGGAAATAGTCTACGGACAAACATTGGCGGATGTATGGGAGATGCCAGAAATGGATCTTGCACTTGTTGAAGGGTCTGTCTGTCTGCAGGATGAACACAGTATACATGAACTTATGGAAGTAAGGGAAAAAGCAGGCTTAGTAGTAGCTTTTGGTTCATGTGCTGCAACAGGATGTTTCACTCGTTATTCAAGGGGAGGACAGCAAGCACAGCCATCACATGAGTCATTTGTGCCAATCGCAGACCTTATAAAAGTGGATTGTGCAATACCAGGATGCCCACCATCACCAGAAATAATTGCAAAAACAGTTGTTGCTGTAATTAACGGTGACATGGATTACCTACAGCCAATGATGGATCTTGTAGGTTACACAGAAGCATGTGGATGCGACCTGCAGAAAAAAGTTGTGAACCAATCCTTATGTATAGGTTGCGGAACTTGTGCAATGGCATGTCAGACTCGTGCTATAACCATGACCAACGGTAGACCAGAAGTCAACTGTGACCGTTGTGTCAAATGTGGTATATGCTACATCCAGTGTCCAAGAAGCTGGTGGCCAGCAGAAAGGATTAATAAGGATTTAGGGTTATAG
- the frhD gene encoding coenzyme F420-reducing hydrogenase, FrhD protein, with protein MPYDAEILVIGCGNILFKDDGFGPAVIKALEESEEHEHRLPENTMLIDAGTGGPHFIFTLPQECWKKLIIVDIVQFGAEPGTLRIFDVDELPEGSYENVHSWPVSQPLHDLSKTYEVMVIGCQPETISAPDVELGLTKSVENAIPEAINMILKEIGV; from the coding sequence ATGCCATACGATGCAGAGATATTAGTTATTGGCTGTGGAAACATCTTGTTTAAAGATGATGGATTTGGACCAGCAGTTATAAAAGCCTTAGAAGAATCAGAAGAACACGAACACCGTTTACCAGAGAACACAATGCTTATAGACGCAGGAACGGGAGGTCCACATTTCATATTCACACTTCCTCAAGAATGCTGGAAAAAACTTATAATAGTGGATATTGTACAGTTTGGAGCCGAACCTGGAACACTAAGAATATTTGACGTTGATGAACTACCAGAGGGTTCATATGAAAATGTACATTCATGGCCTGTAAGCCAGCCTTTACATGACCTCAGCAAAACATATGAAGTCATGGTAATAGGATGCCAACCAGAAACAATCTCTGCCCCTGATGTTGAATTAGGTTTAACAAAAAGTGTGGAAAATGCCATTCCCGAGGCCATAAACATGATTTTAAAAGAAATAGGGGTTTAA
- the map gene encoding type II methionyl aminopeptidase, with translation MIEMYEKAGKIVSKVRGMAVDYIEEDMKVLDLVKFVEGNITELGGAIAFPCNVSINEITAHYTSPEGDETRFKKGDLVKIDLGAHVDGYIADSAISVLVGMDEGDSLENSTSEEVDLHFKMIETAQEALGNAISTVRDGVEIGKIGTVIEETINNKGLQSVSNLTGHSMDQWILHAGISVPNVREKNDHKIEEGDVLAIEPFVTNGVGRVGDMKDAYIFKFLRDRPLRMHQARKLLDTIEEDYRNLPFAGRWIMERFNGNKNRLAMRKLISSRAIYPYHVLKEKSDAWVAQAEHTVIVEADGCKVITE, from the coding sequence ATGATTGAAATGTACGAAAAAGCGGGAAAAATTGTATCAAAAGTTAGAGGAATGGCTGTAGATTACATAGAAGAAGATATGAAGGTATTAGACCTTGTTAAGTTTGTTGAAGGTAATATAACAGAACTTGGAGGGGCAATAGCTTTCCCATGCAACGTTTCAATAAACGAGATCACCGCCCATTACACATCACCTGAAGGAGATGAAACACGATTTAAAAAAGGGGATCTTGTTAAAATTGACCTTGGTGCCCATGTGGACGGTTACATTGCAGATTCTGCCATCAGTGTTCTGGTTGGAATGGATGAAGGGGATTCCCTAGAAAATAGCACCTCCGAAGAAGTTGATCTGCACTTTAAAATGATTGAAACAGCTCAAGAAGCCCTTGGAAATGCCATAAGTACCGTGAGGGATGGTGTAGAAATAGGTAAAATTGGAACAGTAATTGAGGAAACAATAAACAATAAAGGGTTGCAATCTGTATCAAACCTTACAGGCCACAGCATGGATCAGTGGATACTCCACGCAGGAATTTCAGTTCCCAATGTCAGGGAAAAAAATGATCATAAAATCGAAGAGGGAGACGTTCTTGCAATAGAACCCTTCGTGACCAATGGTGTGGGTCGTGTGGGAGATATGAAAGATGCTTACATCTTTAAATTTCTGCGTGACAGGCCGCTGCGTATGCATCAAGCCAGAAAACTCCTTGATACCATTGAAGAGGATTACAGGAATTTGCCATTTGCAGGGAGATGGATTATGGAACGTTTCAACGGTAACAAGAACAGGTTAGCCATGAGAAAGCTTATATCCTCAAGGGCAATTTATCCTTACCATGTTCTCAAGGAAAAAAGCGATGCATGGGTTGCTCAGGCAGAGCACACTGTTATAGTTGAAGCTGATGGATGTAAGGTTATAACTGAGTGA
- a CDS encoding DUF1622 domain-containing protein codes for MALIFYGGIRSVISLLVTEIKYRSSDYSDIRTDFTSKIVLALEFFIAADLIKTILQPTLNDVIILAVIVSIRTVVGYFLDKEAKELVKKG; via the coding sequence GTGGCTCTGATTTTCTATGGGGGAATAAGATCTGTAATTAGTCTCCTGGTCACTGAGATAAAGTACAGGTCTTCGGATTACAGTGACATCAGGACGGATTTCACCTCCAAAATAGTTCTCGCGCTTGAATTTTTCATAGCAGCAGACCTTATAAAGACCATACTTCAACCCACATTGAATGATGTTATAATTTTGGCAGTTATTGTATCCATAAGAACGGTTGTGGGTTATTTCCTGGACAAAGAAGCCAAAGAACTGGTTAAAAAGGGGTAG
- a CDS encoding 30S ribosomal protein S27e: MAKFRSNKSNFLRVKCTDCGNQQIVFDHAASNVKCIICGKTLVRSQGGKSQIRAQIIEVLD; the protein is encoded by the coding sequence ATGGCAAAATTCAGAAGTAACAAAAGCAACTTCTTAAGGGTTAAATGCACAGACTGTGGAAACCAGCAAATAGTCTTCGACCATGCTGCATCCAACGTTAAATGTATAATCTGCGGAAAAACCTTGGTAAGATCCCAGGGCGGAAAATCCCAGATAAGGGCTCAGATCATTGAAGTACTCGATTAA
- the frhA gene encoding coenzyme F420 hydrogenase subunit alpha, translated as MSETIVISPTSRQEGHAELRMDVDDEGIVTKGRYFSITPVRGLEKMVTGKVPETAPVMVQRICGVCPIPHTLASVEAIDDSLNIEVPKAGRQLRELTLAAHTINSHAIHHFLIAADFVPEDLFATAVKSVSEIRKTVQQVVDTVAGEGIHPSDVRIGGMAQNISEVARKRLYARLKALKPKVDAHVDLIVGLVADKGLPEGLGVHNQPTLATHQTYGDRTKFDLDRFTEIMPESWYEDPEVGKRACSTIPLYDGVNVEVGPRARASVFHGFKGQGVVAQHVARAMEMKINLSKAIDILAELDTSAPVRADFDVRGTGKLGVGAIEGPRGMDVHMATVTPEGKIGYYSALVPTTWNIPTMGPATEGFHHEFGPHVIRAYDPCLSCATHVIVVDDEDRSVLRNEMVRI; from the coding sequence TTGAGCGAAACTATTGTTATCTCGCCTACATCACGACAGGAAGGTCACGCAGAACTGCGTATGGACGTCGATGATGAAGGAATTGTAACTAAAGGTCGATACTTTAGTATAACTCCAGTGAGGGGACTAGAAAAAATGGTTACGGGCAAAGTCCCAGAAACTGCACCAGTAATGGTACAGAGAATCTGTGGTGTTTGTCCAATACCTCACACATTAGCATCTGTAGAAGCTATAGATGACTCTCTAAATATAGAGGTGCCAAAAGCAGGTAGACAGTTAAGGGAGCTTACACTAGCAGCACACACCATTAATAGTCACGCTATTCACCACTTCCTCATAGCAGCTGATTTTGTTCCAGAAGATCTCTTTGCAACCGCTGTGAAATCAGTTTCAGAAATAAGGAAAACAGTACAACAAGTTGTTGACACTGTTGCTGGTGAAGGTATTCACCCATCTGATGTTAGGATCGGTGGAATGGCCCAAAACATAAGTGAAGTAGCAAGAAAGAGATTATACGCAAGACTAAAAGCATTAAAACCAAAAGTAGACGCACATGTTGATCTTATAGTGGGTTTAGTTGCTGACAAAGGATTACCTGAAGGTCTTGGTGTCCACAATCAACCAACCTTAGCTACACACCAGACTTACGGTGACAGAACCAAATTTGATCTTGATAGGTTCACAGAAATAATGCCAGAAAGCTGGTATGAAGACCCAGAAGTTGGTAAAAGAGCATGCTCAACCATACCACTCTACGACGGCGTAAATGTAGAAGTGGGTCCAAGGGCAAGGGCATCCGTATTCCACGGTTTCAAAGGACAAGGTGTTGTTGCACAGCACGTTGCTAGAGCAATGGAAATGAAAATAAACCTGTCAAAAGCAATAGACATACTCGCAGAACTTGATACATCAGCACCAGTAAGGGCAGACTTTGATGTTAGAGGAACAGGCAAACTGGGAGTAGGTGCTATAGAAGGTCCTCGTGGTATGGACGTGCACATGGCAACAGTCACACCTGAAGGTAAAATTGGTTATTACAGCGCTTTAGTACCAACAACCTGGAACATTCCAACAATGGGACCTGCAACTGAAGGATTCCATCATGAGTTTGGTCCACATGTAATAAGAGCATACGATCCATGTTTATCCTGCGCAACCCACGTTATAGTGGTAGATGATGAAGACAGGAGCGTTCTAAGGAACGAAATGGTCAGGATTTAA
- the frhB gene encoding coenzyme F420 hydrogenase subunit beta, whose amino-acid sequence MVLGTYKEVVTARSTDKQIQKIAQDGGIVSALFCYALDEKIIDGAVVAGPGEDFWKPEPKVAMSSDEILAAAGTKYTFSPNVWMLKQAVRQYGLEKVGTVAIPCQTMGIRKMQSYPFGVRFLADKIALLTGIFCMENFPYESLKTFISEKAGVSPELVEKMDIGKGKFFIHTADDVIALPLKETHGYEQNGCKVCLDYVAELADVSTGSVGSPDGWSTVLTRTGTGETIFKAAVDAGVIETKPVNEGKFGLEMLTKLATQKKEKAMKVIDEKKAMGLPIPYKASSEKEDPLANI is encoded by the coding sequence ATGGTATTAGGAACATACAAAGAAGTTGTTACTGCAAGATCAACTGACAAACAGATCCAGAAGATCGCACAGGACGGAGGAATAGTATCTGCTCTCTTCTGCTACGCCCTCGATGAAAAAATCATAGATGGTGCAGTGGTAGCAGGACCAGGAGAAGACTTCTGGAAACCTGAACCAAAAGTAGCAATGAGTTCAGATGAGATACTTGCTGCAGCAGGAACCAAATACACATTCTCACCAAACGTTTGGATGCTTAAACAGGCTGTAAGACAGTACGGTCTTGAAAAAGTCGGTACAGTCGCAATACCATGCCAGACCATGGGTATAAGGAAAATGCAGTCATATCCATTTGGTGTGAGATTCCTTGCAGACAAAATAGCACTCCTCACTGGTATATTCTGTATGGAAAACTTCCCATACGAATCACTCAAAACATTTATATCAGAGAAAGCAGGAGTTAGCCCAGAACTCGTTGAGAAAATGGACATCGGTAAAGGAAAATTCTTCATACACACTGCTGATGACGTAATAGCTCTCCCACTCAAAGAAACCCACGGCTACGAACAGAACGGATGCAAAGTCTGCCTCGACTACGTTGCAGAATTAGCAGATGTATCAACTGGTTCAGTTGGCTCACCAGATGGATGGTCAACAGTCCTCACCAGAACTGGTACAGGTGAAACCATATTTAAAGCAGCTGTCGATGCTGGTGTCATTGAGACTAAACCAGTTAACGAAGGCAAATTCGGTCTTGAAATGTTAACAAAACTCGCAACTCAGAAAAAAGAGAAAGCAATGAAAGTTATTGATGAGAAAAAAGCCATGGGCTTACCAATACCTTACAAAGCAAGCAGCGAGAAAGAAGACCCATTAGCAAACATCTAA